A genome region from Gossypium hirsutum isolate 1008001.06 chromosome A04, Gossypium_hirsutum_v2.1, whole genome shotgun sequence includes the following:
- the LOC107920690 gene encoding LOW QUALITY PROTEIN: (+)-delta-cadinene synthase isozyme C2 (The sequence of the model RefSeq protein was modified relative to this genomic sequence to represent the inferred CDS: inserted 1 base in 1 codon), translated as MASQVSQMPSPSPLSSNKDEMRPKADFQPSIWGDFFLNCPDKNIDAGTEKRHQQLKEEVRKMIVAPMANSTXKLAFIDSVQRLGVSYHFTKEIEDELENIYHNNNDAENDLYTTSLRFRLLREHGYNVSCDVFNKFKDEQGNFKSSVISDVRGLLELYQASYLRVHGEDILDEAISFTTNHLSLAVASLDHPLSEEVSHALKQSIRRGLPRVEARHYLSVYQDIESHNKALLEFAKIDFNMLQFLHRKELSEICRWWKDLDFQRKLPYARDRVVEGYFWISGVYFEPQYSLGRKMLTKVIAMASIVDDTYDSYATYEELIPYTNAIERWDIKCIDELPEYMKPSYKALLDVYEEMKQLVAEHGRQYRVEYAKNAMIRLAQSYLVEARWTLQNYKPSFEEFKANALPTCGYAMLAITSFVGMGDIVTLETFKWAANDPKIIQASTIICRFMDDVAEHKFKHRREDDCSAIECYMEEYGVTAQEAYDVFNKHVESAWKDLNQEFLKPTEMPTEVLNRSLNLARVMDVLYREGDGYTYVGKAAKGGITSLLIEPIAL; from the exons ATGGCTTCACAAGTTTCTCAGATGCCTTCTCCATCACCCCTTTCTTCCAATAAGGATGAAATGCGTCCCAAAGCCGATTTTCAGCCTAGCATTTGGGGAGATTTCTTCCTCAATTGTCCCGACAAG AATATTGATGCTGGAACTGAAAAACGCCACCAACAATTGAAAGAAGAAGTGAGGAAGATGATTGTGGCACCAATGGCTAATTCAA CAAAGTTAGCCTTCATTGATTCAGTCCAAAGACTGGGTGTGAGTTACCATTTCACCAAGGAGATCGAAGATGAACTAGAGAATATCTACCATAACAACAATGATGCCGAGAACGACCTCTACACTACATCTCTTCGATTCCGACTACTCCGAGAGCATGGATACAATGTTTCATGCG ACGTATTCAACAAGTTTAAAGACGAGCAAGGGAATTTCAAGTCATCCGTGATAAGCGATGTTCGAGGATTGTTGGAACTTTACCAAGCTTCCTATTTGAGGGTTCATGGTGAAGATATATTGGATGAAGCAATTTCTTTCACCACCAACCATTTAAGCCTTGCAGTAGCATCTTTGGACCATCCTTTATCAGAAGAGGTTTCTCATGCTTTGAAACAATCAATTCGAAGAGGCTTGCCAAGGGTTGAGGCAAGGCATTATCTTTCAGTATACCAAGATATTGAGTCCCATAATAAGGCTTTGTTGGAGTTTGCTAAGATCGACTTCAACATGTTACAATTTTTGCATAGGAAAGAGCTAAGTGAGATTTGTAG GTGGTGGAAGGATTTAGACTTTCAAAGAAAGCTGCCATATGCAAGAGATAGAGTGGTTGAAGGCTATTTTTGGATCTCGGGAGTGTACTTTGAGCCCCAATATTCACTTGGTAGAAAGATGTTGACAAAAGTGatagcaatggcatctattgtAGATGATACATATGACTCATATGCAACATATGAAGAGCTCATTCCCTATACAAATGCAATTGAGAG GTGGGATATCAAATGCATAGATGAACTTCCAGAATACATGAAACCAAGCTACAAGGCACTGTTagatgtttatgaagaaatgaaACAACTGGTGGCTGAGCATGGGAGACAATATCGTGTTGAATATGCGAAAAATGCG ATGATACGACTTGCTCAGTCTTACCTTGTGGAAGCCAGATGGACTCTTCAAAACTACAAACCATCATTCGAGGAGTTTAAGGCAAATGCATTGCCAACTTGTGGTTATGCCATGCTTGCTATTACATCTTTCGTCGGCATGGGAGATATCGTAACACTAGAAACCTTTAAATGGGCAGCCAATGATCCTAAGATCATTCAAGCTTCCACAATTATTTGTAGGTTTATGGATGATGTTGCTGAACACaag TTCAAGCATAGGAGAGAAGACGATTGCTCAGCAATCGAGTGTTACATGGAAGAATATGGCGTAACAGCACAAGAGGCATATGATGTATTCAACAAGCATGTTGAGAGTGCTTGGAAGGATTTAAATCAAGAGTTTTTGAAACCAACAGAAATGCCAACAGAGGTTTTGAATCGTAGCCTAAACCTTGCAAGGGTGATGGATGTGCTTTACAGGGAAGGCGATGGCTATACATATGTTGGAAAAGCGGCAAAGGGTGGAATCACTTCATTGCTCATTGAACCAATTGCACtttga